From Cyanobium sp. ATX 6F1, a single genomic window includes:
- a CDS encoding S1 RNA-binding domain-containing protein yields MAGSGTPQPPQPARSPRPVPPNSARPPVEVAAAPAPSRQPLQVLHISKREEQQQLERQAAAARAEAEAASQRANELENAARVARGEAPLQAPLPPAPPSRLGASGDEALFDLGSLEGLTMADLLGPADSGAKRRTAGAPSAAPAAASTSRTVDEFDFDEEAFLAALDENEPVGTTGEVVRGVVIGPESDGVYVDIGGKAPAFMPKSECGLGVITNIKERFPKGLAIEVLVTREQNADGMVTISCRALALRHSWDKVKQLEKDGKVVQVKITGFNRGGVTGDLEGLRAFIPRSQLQEGENHEALVGRTLGLAFLEVNADTRKLVLSEKRAASAARFSDLEVGQLVEGQVVSVKPYGFFVDLGGVSGLLHHSCVTGGSMRELREVFDQGDRVKALITELDPARGRIALNTALLEGQPGELLIDKEKVMAEAVDRANRARSVLRQQEQNAG; encoded by the coding sequence ATGGCCGGATCCGGCACCCCTCAGCCGCCTCAACCGGCCCGTTCCCCCCGGCCCGTGCCGCCGAACTCCGCCCGTCCCCCGGTGGAGGTGGCGGCGGCTCCCGCCCCCTCCCGTCAGCCCCTGCAGGTGCTGCACATCAGCAAGCGGGAGGAACAGCAGCAGCTCGAGCGTCAGGCCGCCGCCGCCAGGGCCGAGGCCGAGGCGGCCAGTCAGCGGGCGAACGAACTGGAGAACGCCGCCCGGGTCGCCCGCGGCGAAGCCCCCCTGCAGGCCCCACTCCCGCCGGCTCCACCCTCGCGGCTGGGGGCTTCAGGTGATGAGGCCCTGTTTGATCTGGGTTCCCTCGAGGGGCTGACCATGGCCGATCTGCTCGGCCCGGCCGACAGCGGGGCCAAGCGGCGCACCGCTGGGGCGCCCTCGGCGGCTCCCGCAGCGGCCAGCACATCCCGCACCGTCGATGAGTTCGACTTCGATGAGGAGGCCTTCCTGGCCGCCCTCGACGAGAACGAGCCCGTGGGGACCACCGGCGAAGTGGTTCGTGGGGTGGTGATCGGCCCCGAGAGCGACGGGGTCTATGTGGACATCGGCGGCAAGGCCCCCGCCTTCATGCCCAAGAGCGAATGCGGCCTCGGGGTGATCACCAACATCAAGGAGCGTTTCCCCAAGGGTTTGGCGATCGAGGTGCTTGTCACCCGTGAGCAGAACGCCGACGGCATGGTGACGATCAGCTGTCGGGCCCTGGCCCTGCGCCACAGCTGGGACAAGGTCAAGCAGCTGGAGAAGGATGGCAAGGTGGTGCAGGTGAAGATCACCGGCTTCAACCGTGGCGGTGTCACCGGCGATCTCGAGGGTCTACGGGCCTTCATCCCTCGCTCCCAGCTGCAGGAGGGCGAGAACCACGAAGCCCTGGTGGGCAGGACCCTCGGCCTGGCCTTCCTTGAGGTCAATGCTGACACCCGCAAACTGGTGCTCTCGGAGAAGCGGGCCGCCAGCGCCGCGCGCTTCTCCGATCTCGAGGTGGGTCAATTGGTGGAGGGCCAGGTGGTCTCGGTGAAGCCCTATGGCTTCTTCGTGGATCTGGGCGGTGTCAGTGGCCTGCTGCACCACTCCTGTGTCACGGGCGGAAGCATGCGGGAGCTGCGCGAGGTGTTCGACCAGGGCGATCGGGTCAAGGCACTGATCACCGAGCTGGATCCCGCCAGGGGTCGGATCGCCCTGAACACCGCCCTGCTCGAGGGCCAGCCCGGAGAACTGCTGATCGACAAGGAGAAAGTCATGGCGGAAGCCGTCGATCGGGCCAACCGCGCCCGCAGCGTGCTGCGCCAGCAGGAGCAGAACGCCGGATGA
- the pgeF gene encoding peptidoglycan editing factor PgeF: protein MAEAVDAPFDRPDVGFNALEGWSWIGCYGGYYLQCDLLGGFEHGFFTRQWQGRGPEVLAGVISAGVSVHRPSQIHGAVVLPASGATAAPWPEADGLVSDQGAQSLWVCGADCPPVLIADRSSGRVAACHAGWRGVAGRILPEAIRQLEAAGSLRGDLLVALGPAISGPNYQVERSVSEQVALALGGDALDLKLAALEAVSAISPDGEPGRDRLDLRRAIRLQLEQEGIAPGQISSCPLCTLAEPLLFHSWRRDQVKAVQWSGIVAQA, encoded by the coding sequence ATGGCTGAAGCCGTCGACGCCCCCTTCGATCGCCCCGATGTGGGCTTCAACGCCCTGGAGGGCTGGAGCTGGATCGGCTGCTACGGCGGGTATTACCTCCAGTGCGATCTGCTCGGCGGCTTCGAGCACGGCTTCTTCACCCGTCAGTGGCAGGGCCGGGGGCCCGAGGTGCTCGCCGGTGTGATCAGTGCGGGCGTGAGTGTGCACCGGCCCAGTCAGATCCACGGCGCCGTGGTGCTGCCGGCTTCCGGGGCCACGGCCGCCCCATGGCCCGAGGCGGATGGGTTGGTGAGCGACCAGGGCGCCCAGAGTCTCTGGGTCTGCGGCGCCGACTGCCCGCCGGTGTTGATCGCCGATCGCTCCAGCGGCCGGGTGGCCGCCTGCCACGCCGGCTGGCGGGGGGTGGCGGGCAGGATCCTGCCGGAGGCGATTCGGCAGCTGGAGGCGGCCGGGAGCCTGCGGGGGGATCTGTTGGTGGCCCTCGGGCCCGCCATCAGTGGTCCCAATTACCAGGTGGAGCGATCCGTGTCCGAGCAGGTGGCCCTCGCCCTGGGCGGGGATGCGTTGGACCTGAAGCTGGCGGCCCTCGAAGCGGTGTCTGCGATCAGCCCCGACGGGGAACCGGGGCGCGATCGTCTGGATCTGCGCCGGGCGATCCGGTTGCAACTGGAGCAGGAGGGGATCGCCCCTGGGCAGATCAGTTCCTGCCCGCTGTGCACACTGGCCGAGCCCCTGCTGTTCCATTCCTGGCGGCGCGATCAGGTCAAGGCCGTGCAGTGGAGTGGCATCGTCGCCCAGGCTTAG
- a CDS encoding AbrB family transcriptional regulator, translating into MLTGADLLTKVKELGDAGKSEIVRACGYVSSKKDGSERLNFTAFYEALLAAKGVDFSTGSKSSKGGRKLSYTTKVQFNGNLMVGKAYTSILDLSPGDEFEIKLGRKQIRLVPLGSDDDEE; encoded by the coding sequence ATGCTCACAGGTGCCGATCTTCTTACGAAGGTCAAGGAGTTGGGAGATGCCGGTAAGTCGGAGATCGTGCGGGCCTGCGGCTACGTCTCCAGCAAGAAGGATGGCAGCGAGCGTCTGAATTTCACGGCTTTCTACGAAGCCCTGTTGGCGGCCAAAGGTGTCGATTTTTCCACTGGTTCCAAGAGTTCCAAGGGTGGTCGCAAGTTGAGCTACACCACCAAGGTGCAATTCAACGGAAACCTGATGGTTGGCAAGGCCTACACCTCGATTCTCGATCTCTCCCCCGGTGATGAGTTCGAGATCAAGCTGGGCCGCAAGCAGATCCGGCTGGTCCCCCTGGGAAGTGACGACGACGAAGAGTGA
- a CDS encoding Tab2/Atab2 family RNA-binding protein: protein MITAVLADWELDYYSRPVLEPDGKKRWELLICSSPSLEGAEPSFRWSLTCPAGSVNSAWLKRALDQALAEASHQGFGPPRRLRCWRGSMRTMVQRAAEQLGLDVVPSRRCYALVEWLQERQRSVYPQEPGYMAGPLAPPPAAIQPLALPLPEEVRGDSWEWATIPLADLREASQWPIGFSGLVALPKDLDGDVPVPGLRLFSRGRALAIAGWLAGLEPVRLEIAGQQLVLEAGIEARWLLANLAPDEAAAAAAAFRSAREQAGGVQFIGVQASESDARLEGFWLLRDLPDP from the coding sequence ATGATCACGGCCGTCCTCGCCGACTGGGAACTCGATTACTACTCCAGGCCGGTGCTCGAGCCGGATGGCAAGAAGCGCTGGGAGCTGTTGATCTGCTCAAGCCCCTCCCTGGAGGGAGCAGAGCCGTCCTTTCGCTGGTCCCTGACCTGCCCCGCCGGCAGTGTCAATTCCGCCTGGCTCAAGAGAGCCCTGGACCAGGCCCTGGCCGAGGCGAGCCACCAGGGTTTCGGCCCGCCCCGCCGGCTGCGCTGTTGGCGGGGGTCGATGCGCACCATGGTGCAGCGGGCCGCAGAACAACTGGGCCTCGATGTGGTGCCGTCCCGTCGTTGCTATGCCCTGGTGGAGTGGCTTCAGGAACGTCAGCGCTCGGTCTACCCCCAGGAGCCTGGCTACATGGCCGGTCCCCTGGCGCCCCCCCCCGCAGCGATTCAGCCCCTGGCGCTGCCCCTGCCGGAGGAGGTGCGCGGGGACAGCTGGGAATGGGCCACGATTCCCCTGGCGGATCTGCGCGAAGCGTCCCAGTGGCCGATCGGCTTCTCCGGCCTGGTGGCGCTGCCGAAGGACCTCGACGGCGATGTGCCGGTGCCGGGGTTGCGCCTGTTCAGCCGCGGCCGGGCGTTGGCCATCGCCGGTTGGCTGGCGGGTCTGGAGCCCGTGAGGCTGGAGATCGCCGGCCAGCAACTGGTGTTGGAGGCGGGAATCGAAGCGCGCTGGTTGCTGGCCAACCTGGCGCCCGATGAAGCGGCGGCGGCGGCGGCGGCCTTTCGCTCCGCCCGCGAGCAGGCTGGCGGGGTCCAGTTCATCGGCGTTCAGGCGAGCGAGAGCGATGCGCGCTTGGAGGGGTTCTGGCTGCTGCGGGATCTCCCCGACCCCTGA
- a CDS encoding ABC transporter substrate-binding protein yields the protein MTTGMRALVALGVIAAVLGVQALAGSTPMPRPVVMLLPSEGPLAGLGDGLRRGYRLAAEQSRVCGQLAPELGLGWVPPGADPVAALEASPRLSLLIAPPAAPLAAYGPLAERLGVTVLLPLQRGLSLRHLAELPGADRLWPLTPARGLAADQLARGTMERGWRRVMVIRDRSAEARQLAERYLGALQQAGGSAIGAEQPPIQVDPTEAKAWNQLLDDVGWYGPQALVVITRPGSPLARAATTAPWPKGLALVWPFPIERSLAVAQLGIDTSSQGPGWGRFTEAFRRRWGYGPGLVEAAGYDAGQLSAVAAVPPTASGQQGWDLLWLDSRLKAQDLCAALALRREGKKLSLSGAASKLDLAPAVSPNAELPLSDRPPQP from the coding sequence ATGACCACTGGCATGCGTGCGCTGGTGGCCCTGGGGGTCATCGCGGCGGTTCTGGGGGTGCAGGCCCTGGCCGGCAGCACCCCCATGCCCCGGCCCGTGGTGATGCTGCTGCCTTCGGAGGGCCCGTTGGCGGGGCTGGGGGATGGCCTGAGGCGGGGCTACCGGCTGGCGGCAGAGCAAAGCCGAGTCTGCGGCCAGTTGGCGCCTGAACTGGGCCTGGGCTGGGTGCCCCCAGGGGCCGATCCAGTTGCGGCGCTGGAGGCCAGCCCGCGCCTCTCGCTGCTGATCGCCCCGCCAGCCGCCCCCCTGGCCGCCTACGGCCCACTGGCGGAGCGACTTGGCGTCACGGTGCTGTTGCCGCTGCAACGGGGTCTGTCGCTGCGGCACCTGGCGGAACTGCCGGGGGCGGACCGGCTCTGGCCACTCACGCCGGCGCGCGGCCTGGCCGCCGACCAACTGGCCCGCGGCACGATGGAGCGCGGCTGGCGGAGGGTGATGGTGATCCGCGATCGCTCTGCCGAAGCCCGTCAGCTGGCTGAGCGCTACCTGGGAGCCCTTCAGCAGGCGGGAGGGAGCGCGATCGGTGCGGAGCAGCCTCCGATCCAGGTAGATCCCACCGAGGCCAAGGCCTGGAACCAGCTGCTCGATGATGTGGGCTGGTACGGCCCCCAGGCTCTGGTGGTGATCACGCGCCCCGGCAGCCCCCTGGCCCGGGCGGCGACCACCGCCCCCTGGCCCAAGGGTCTGGCGTTGGTGTGGCCCTTCCCGATCGAGCGCAGCCTGGCCGTGGCCCAGCTGGGCATCGACACCAGCAGCCAGGGACCGGGCTGGGGGCGATTTACCGAGGCGTTTCGCCGGCGCTGGGGCTACGGCCCGGGGTTGGTGGAGGCCGCTGGCTACGACGCCGGCCAGTTGTCGGCCGTGGCCGCGGTGCCGCCGACGGCGTCGGGCCAGCAGGGCTGGGACCTGCTCTGGTTGGACTCTCGCCTGAAGGCCCAGGATCTCTGCGCCGCCCTGGCGTTACGACGGGAGGGCAAGAAGCTGTCGCTCAGCGGTGCGGCGAGCAAGCTGGATCTGGCCCCCGCCGTTTCCCCCAACGCCGAGCTGCCGCTGAGCGACCGTCCCCCCCAACCCTGA
- a CDS encoding creatininase family protein, producing the protein MKRSLAQMAWPEVQAAAARPGSTVLWPFGAFEQHGPHLPLGTDAVFAERIAGAVLERLDPQLPIWQLPLSPFGFSPEHRDFPGTVSLGAELMIQLVVTVGADLARTGFERVVLFNGHGGQIGLLQAAARQLRAEHPELAVLPCFLWSGPPGISAQLPEPERSEGLHAGLAETSLMLHLAPELVGPERPRDGQLALPPPAGWSLEGAVPDAWLTAELSRSGVVGDAAHASDQLGGSLHRALVDGWCELLTNLLTSDWPPRAVKGPKPG; encoded by the coding sequence ATGAAACGCTCCCTGGCCCAGATGGCCTGGCCCGAGGTGCAGGCGGCCGCCGCCCGCCCCGGCAGCACGGTGCTCTGGCCCTTCGGCGCCTTCGAGCAGCACGGACCCCACCTGCCCCTGGGCACCGACGCGGTCTTCGCCGAGCGGATCGCCGGCGCCGTGCTCGAGCGGCTGGACCCCCAGCTGCCGATCTGGCAGCTGCCCCTGAGTCCATTCGGGTTCTCCCCCGAGCACCGGGACTTCCCCGGCACCGTGAGCCTGGGGGCGGAGCTGATGATCCAACTGGTGGTGACGGTGGGCGCGGACCTGGCGCGCACGGGGTTCGAGCGCGTGGTGCTGTTCAACGGCCATGGCGGTCAGATCGGCCTGCTGCAGGCGGCGGCCCGCCAACTGCGGGCGGAACACCCTGAGCTGGCGGTGCTGCCCTGCTTCCTCTGGAGCGGCCCACCGGGCATCAGCGCCCAGCTGCCGGAACCCGAGCGCAGCGAGGGCCTGCACGCGGGCCTGGCGGAAACCAGCCTGATGCTGCATCTGGCCCCGGAGCTGGTGGGGCCCGAGCGTCCCCGGGATGGCCAGCTGGCCCTCCCTCCCCCGGCGGGCTGGAGCCTGGAGGGGGCGGTGCCCGATGCCTGGCTCACGGCCGAGCTCTCACGTTCCGGAGTGGTGGGCGATGCCGCCCATGCCTCGGATCAGCTCGGGGGCTCCCTGCACCGAGCCCTGGTCGACGGCTGGTGCGAGCTGCTGACCAACCTGTTGACCAGCGACTGGCCACCCCGCGCGGTCAAGGGACCGAAACCAGGCTGA
- the ppsA gene encoding phosphoenolpyruvate synthase, translating to MAIPSAVDAPESLVVPFEQVGLADIAQVGGKNASLGELIQRLGPQGVKVPGGFATTAAAYRLFLQRSGLAERLETVLGGLDTGDLGALQAAGLAARRLILEAPLPVELTAAIRAGYGRLAASGERSGNSLEPPTVAVRSSATAEDLPDASFAGQQETYLNIQGEEALLEACHHCLASLFTDRAISYRQLHGYRHDEVALSIGIQRMVRSDLASSGVLFTLDTETGFRDAVLLTAAYGLGENVVQGAVNPDEWLIFKPTLLTGHRPILSRRLGSKAIRMVYGACSALEEATTCNVPVPEEERRRFALSDDEALTLATWACRIEAHYSSQRGTPTPMDIEWGKDGLTGELFILQARPETVESRRSGAVLRRWHLEPHHAECLSHGRAIGASVSSGRAKVLANPSQIDRFETGDLLVTARTDPDWEPILKRASGVITDQGGRTCHAAIIAREMGLTAIVGTGDGTTAITDGETITASCCEGDEGQIYRGALDFRVEETVLGDLPPTRTQILMNVGNPEEALKLAAIPCDGVGLARLEFIIANHIRVHPMALLAPEQVEDPGERQAIAELTRGYEHPADYYVDLLCQGMARIAAAFHPRPVILRFSDFKSNEYANLLGGRWFEPVEENPMLGWRGASRYGSPGFKEAFALECQALRSVREAMGLDQVIPMVPFCRTPEEADRVLAEMARHGLERGRAGLQVYVMCELPSNVIAIDAFAQRFDGFSIGSNDLTQLTLGLDRDSALVADLFDERHPAVTELIRLAIRGAKRNGRKIGICGQAPSDYPEFARFLIEEGIDSISLNPDVLLATRLSVAAIEGELGGTAATGAPGGSPNAGR from the coding sequence ATGGCGATCCCCTCGGCTGTCGATGCCCCTGAGTCCCTGGTGGTGCCGTTCGAGCAGGTGGGCTTGGCGGACATCGCCCAGGTGGGAGGCAAGAACGCCTCCCTGGGTGAACTGATCCAACGGCTGGGCCCCCAGGGGGTGAAGGTCCCCGGCGGTTTCGCCACCACCGCCGCGGCCTACCGCCTCTTCCTCCAACGCAGTGGTCTGGCGGAACGGCTGGAAACCGTGCTGGGGGGCCTCGACACCGGTGATCTGGGGGCCCTGCAGGCGGCGGGCCTGGCGGCCCGGCGGTTGATCCTCGAAGCGCCCCTGCCCGTCGAGTTGACGGCGGCGATCCGAGCCGGCTACGGGCGGCTGGCGGCAAGCGGCGAGCGATCTGGAAACAGCCTTGAACCCCCAACCGTGGCGGTGCGCTCCAGCGCCACGGCCGAAGACCTGCCGGACGCGAGCTTTGCGGGACAGCAGGAGACCTACCTGAACATCCAGGGCGAGGAGGCCCTGCTGGAGGCCTGCCATCACTGCCTGGCCTCCCTGTTCACCGACCGGGCCATCTCCTACCGGCAGCTCCACGGCTACCGGCACGACGAGGTGGCCCTCTCGATCGGCATCCAGCGCATGGTGCGCTCCGACCTGGCCAGCTCCGGCGTGCTCTTCACCCTCGACACCGAAACCGGCTTCCGGGACGCCGTGCTGCTCACCGCCGCCTACGGCCTCGGGGAAAACGTGGTGCAGGGGGCGGTGAACCCCGATGAATGGCTGATCTTCAAGCCCACCCTGCTCACGGGGCACCGGCCGATCCTGAGCCGGCGACTGGGCAGCAAGGCGATCCGCATGGTCTATGGGGCCTGTTCGGCCCTGGAGGAGGCCACCACCTGCAATGTGCCGGTGCCGGAGGAGGAGCGCCGGCGCTTCGCCCTCAGCGACGACGAGGCCCTCACCCTGGCCACCTGGGCCTGCCGCATCGAGGCCCATTACTCCAGTCAGCGGGGCACCCCCACGCCGATGGACATCGAGTGGGGCAAGGACGGCCTCACGGGCGAGCTGTTCATCCTCCAGGCCCGGCCGGAAACGGTGGAATCGCGGCGGTCAGGGGCCGTGTTGCGCCGCTGGCACCTGGAGCCCCACCACGCCGAGTGCCTCAGCCACGGACGCGCCATCGGCGCCTCGGTGAGCAGCGGCCGCGCCAAGGTGCTGGCGAACCCCAGCCAGATCGATCGCTTCGAAACCGGCGACCTGCTCGTCACCGCCCGCACCGACCCCGACTGGGAGCCGATCCTGAAGCGGGCCAGCGGCGTGATCACCGACCAGGGCGGCCGCACCTGCCACGCCGCGATCATCGCCAGGGAGATGGGCCTCACCGCCATCGTCGGCACGGGAGACGGCACCACGGCCATCACCGATGGGGAAACGATCACGGCCAGCTGTTGCGAGGGCGACGAGGGTCAGATCTACCGGGGGGCCCTCGACTTTCGTGTGGAGGAAACGGTTCTCGGTGATCTGCCGCCGACCCGCACCCAGATCCTGATGAACGTGGGCAACCCGGAGGAGGCCCTGAAGCTGGCGGCCATCCCCTGCGATGGCGTGGGCCTGGCACGGCTGGAATTCATCATCGCCAACCACATCCGCGTCCATCCCATGGCGCTGCTGGCCCCGGAGCAGGTGGAGGATCCAGGCGAACGGCAGGCGATCGCCGAGCTGACGAGGGGTTACGAGCACCCCGCCGACTACTACGTCGATCTGCTCTGCCAGGGCATGGCCCGCATCGCCGCGGCCTTCCACCCACGGCCGGTGATCCTGCGCTTCTCTGATTTCAAGAGCAACGAATACGCCAACCTGCTCGGCGGTCGCTGGTTCGAACCGGTGGAGGAGAACCCGATGCTCGGCTGGCGGGGGGCCTCTCGCTACGGCTCCCCCGGGTTCAAGGAAGCCTTCGCCCTGGAATGCCAGGCCCTGCGCAGCGTTCGCGAAGCCATGGGCCTCGATCAGGTGATCCCGATGGTGCCCTTCTGCCGCACCCCCGAGGAGGCCGATCGGGTGCTGGCGGAAATGGCCCGCCACGGGCTGGAGCGGGGCCGCGCCGGCCTGCAGGTGTATGTGATGTGCGAGCTGCCCAGCAACGTGATAGCGATCGATGCCTTCGCCCAACGCTTCGATGGCTTCTCGATCGGCTCCAACGACCTCACCCAGCTCACCCTCGGACTGGATCGGGATTCGGCCCTGGTGGCGGACCTGTTTGATGAACGCCACCCGGCCGTCACTGAACTGATCCGCCTGGCGATCCGCGGGGCAAAGCGCAACGGCCGCAAGATCGGCATCTGCGGCCAGGCCCCGAGCGATTACCCGGAGTTCGCCCGCTTCCTGATCGAGGAGGGCATCGACTCGATCAGCCTCAACCCGGATGTGCTGCTGGCCACGCGCCTCTCGGTTGCGGCGATCGAGGGGGAGCTGGGCGGTACCGCTGCCACAGGAGCACCAGGTGGGTCGCCGAACGCAGGACGCTGA
- a CDS encoding NAD(P)/FAD-dependent oxidoreductase: MLRLNALKLPLDHDDDALVAAVLRRLRIPATDLLSHRVVKRSIDARKRQAIQLSYGLDLEVKGEAALLRRFSGDPQVQPSPDMRYQTVTRAPEPWGTGGEPRPIVVGAGPCGYFAALLLAQMGFRPLLLERGKAVKDRTADTFGFWRGTRAFDPDSNAQFGEGGAGTFSDGKLYSQVSDPRHIGRKVLEELVACGAHPEILTLHRPHIGTFKLATVVRGLRSRIEALGGEVRFLSRVERLLIEADGEGRRVVGVRLSDGSELAAEQVVLAIGHSARDTFATLLEQGVALEPKPFAVGLRLEHPQALIDQARWGACAGHPLLGAAEYKLVHHASNGRTAYSFCMCPGGLVVGAASELGGVVTNGMSQHSRNERNANSAIVVGITPDDVAPFGNGPGDPLAGVAFQRHWEAKAFALGGGNYQAPGQRLGDFLRGQPSAEAGAVQPSYAPGVRFTDLGESLPGEVIAAIREALPAFERRLPGFAMADAVLTGVETRTSSPVRLPRGETFESTNTAGLYPAGEGAGYAGGILSAAMDGIEVAEAVALTLRRRHFPGGPAGSACGPA, from the coding sequence GTGCTGCGGCTGAACGCGCTGAAGCTGCCCCTCGACCACGATGACGACGCCCTTGTGGCGGCAGTGCTGCGGCGTCTGCGCATCCCCGCCACCGATCTGCTCAGCCACCGGGTGGTCAAGCGCAGCATCGATGCCCGCAAGCGTCAGGCCATCCAGTTGAGCTACGGCCTCGATCTCGAGGTGAAGGGCGAGGCAGCGCTGCTGCGCCGCTTCAGCGGCGACCCCCAGGTCCAGCCCAGTCCCGACATGCGCTACCAGACCGTGACCAGGGCGCCGGAGCCCTGGGGCACCGGCGGGGAACCACGGCCGATCGTGGTGGGAGCAGGGCCCTGCGGCTACTTCGCCGCCTTGCTGCTGGCCCAGATGGGCTTTCGGCCACTGCTGCTGGAACGGGGAAAAGCGGTGAAGGATCGCACCGCCGACACCTTCGGCTTCTGGCGTGGGACCCGCGCCTTCGACCCTGACTCCAATGCCCAGTTCGGCGAAGGGGGGGCCGGCACCTTCTCCGACGGCAAGCTCTACAGCCAGGTGAGCGACCCCCGTCACATCGGCCGCAAGGTGCTCGAGGAGCTGGTGGCCTGCGGGGCCCATCCGGAAATCCTCACCCTTCACCGGCCCCACATCGGCACCTTCAAGTTGGCCACGGTGGTGCGGGGTCTGCGCTCACGCATCGAGGCCCTGGGGGGCGAAGTGCGCTTCCTGAGCCGGGTGGAGCGGCTGCTGATCGAAGCCGACGGGGAGGGGCGCCGGGTGGTGGGGGTGAGGCTCAGCGATGGCAGCGAACTGGCGGCTGAACAGGTGGTGCTGGCGATCGGCCACAGCGCCCGCGACACCTTCGCAACTCTCCTTGAGCAAGGGGTGGCCCTGGAGCCCAAACCGTTCGCGGTGGGGCTGCGCCTCGAGCATCCCCAGGCCCTGATCGACCAGGCCCGCTGGGGGGCATGCGCCGGCCATCCCCTGCTCGGCGCGGCGGAGTACAAGCTGGTCCACCACGCCAGCAACGGCCGCACGGCCTACAGCTTCTGCATGTGTCCAGGGGGGCTGGTGGTGGGCGCCGCCTCCGAACTGGGCGGTGTGGTGACCAACGGGATGAGCCAGCACTCCCGCAACGAGCGCAACGCCAACAGCGCCATCGTGGTGGGCATCACCCCAGACGATGTGGCCCCCTTCGGCAACGGTCCGGGGGACCCCCTGGCGGGGGTGGCGTTTCAACGCCACTGGGAAGCCAAAGCCTTTGCCCTCGGTGGGGGCAATTACCAAGCGCCGGGCCAGCGACTCGGTGATTTCCTCAGAGGCCAGCCCTCGGCGGAAGCGGGAGCGGTGCAGCCCTCCTACGCCCCGGGAGTTCGGTTCACGGATCTGGGCGAAAGCCTTCCTGGCGAGGTGATCGCGGCGATCCGGGAGGCTTTGCCTGCCTTCGAGCGACGCCTTCCCGGATTCGCCATGGCCGATGCCGTGCTCACGGGCGTGGAGACCCGCACCTCCTCACCGGTGAGGCTGCCCCGCGGCGAGACCTTTGAGAGCACCAACACCGCCGGGCTTTATCCGGCGGGGGAAGGGGCCGGCTATGCCGGTGGGATTCTCTCGGCGGCGATGGATGGGATCGAAGTGGCTGAAGCGGTGGCGCTCACTCTTCGTCGTCGTCACTTCCCAGGGGGACCAGCCGGATCTGCTTGCGGCCCAGCTTGA